A genomic segment from Dechloromonas denitrificans encodes:
- a CDS encoding YidB family protein, producing the protein MGLFDQVVGALAGRQSGGNAALLETVMQVINNPQTGGLAGLVQSFQQGGLGEIVNSWVSTGANLPISAEQIQSVLGGGSLQDIAAKLGIGQQQASGSLAELLPQVIDQLTPNGQLPQGGDLMAQGLELLKGKLFS; encoded by the coding sequence ATGGGTCTTTTCGATCAGGTCGTCGGCGCACTGGCCGGTAGGCAGTCTGGCGGCAATGCAGCGTTGCTCGAAACTGTCATGCAAGTCATCAATAACCCGCAAACTGGTGGGCTGGCTGGACTGGTCCAGTCATTCCAGCAAGGCGGTCTGGGCGAAATCGTCAATTCCTGGGTGTCGACCGGGGCAAACCTGCCGATCTCGGCCGAGCAAATCCAGAGCGTACTCGGTGGCGGCTCCCTGCAGGATATTGCCGCCAAACTCGGCATCGGCCAGCAACAGGCCTCCGGCTCGTTGGCTGAACTCCTGCCGCAGGTGATCGACCAGCTGACTCCGAACGGTCAGTTGCCGCAAGGTGGCGACCTGATGGCGCAAGGCCTGGAACTGCTCAAGGGCAAGCTGTTCAGCTAG
- a CDS encoding cache domain-containing protein: MTERKPVLFEPPSRRSVRVRLLLLALLPLGIALPAMVAVLASWGGDYFDRLLVTKVRADLAVAHGYFERVSDGLGRSVEGLAGSARLVRALTLPAKPQEAALADLLDGARAAQRLDFLHFLPVDRSTRLAAIWPVIGAARQGVARTETEIFSADQLRQIDPALAERAVTPLLATANATVDHRVVEARGLLLHTAAPVRDAHGGLRGVLVGGVLLNKNLAFIDRLNAIVYPDGALPLGSAGTATLFLDDVRVATNVRLFQGERAIGTRVSAAVRQAVLDEGRTWLDRAFVVNDWYVSAYEPLLDSHGKRIGMLYVGFLEGPFEAAKRSALGVVVGLFALVMLVAGVFAVLWARRVFKPIERMHATMHAIENGDGDARVGPVGSHDELGIVASHFDRLLDRLQAQATSLKRWGESLDAEVAARTADLEQAVADLKAAQSQLVMNEKLAAIGQLTAGVAHEINNPIAVMQGNLDVLRDILGPAAEPVAPEIKLIHEQVQRIRLIVAKLLQFARPQDYVGYLEPVAPAQLIQDSLVLVGHLLKQGNIAIEQHFDSSRHVLCNRNELQQVLINLLVNAIQAMPEGGVLRLIAEDWDESDMPVGLRLVVADSGAGISDADKARLFKPFFTANKTDGTGLGLWVSQSLIERYGGRITVDSLAGRGTRFAVWLRFEPLAVERPA, from the coding sequence GTGACTGAGCGCAAGCCCGTCCTGTTCGAGCCGCCGAGTCGTCGTTCGGTTCGCGTGCGCCTGCTGTTGCTGGCGCTGTTGCCGCTCGGCATTGCCTTGCCGGCCATGGTGGCCGTCTTGGCAAGCTGGGGGGGCGACTACTTCGATCGCTTGCTGGTGACCAAGGTGCGGGCCGATCTGGCCGTGGCGCATGGTTATTTCGAGCGGGTTTCGGACGGCCTCGGTCGCTCGGTCGAAGGCTTGGCCGGCTCGGCTCGTCTGGTCCGGGCGCTGACTTTGCCGGCGAAGCCGCAGGAGGCTGCGCTGGCGGATTTGCTCGATGGCGCACGAGCGGCTCAGCGACTCGATTTTCTGCATTTTCTGCCGGTCGACCGCAGCACTCGGCTGGCTGCCATCTGGCCCGTCATCGGTGCGGCCCGCCAAGGTGTGGCGCGCACCGAAACAGAAATATTTTCAGCGGATCAATTGCGGCAGATCGATCCTGCGCTGGCCGAGCGGGCGGTCACTCCCTTGCTCGCCACAGCCAATGCAACCGTCGATCACCGTGTCGTCGAGGCGCGTGGCTTGCTGCTGCATACGGCCGCCCCGGTTCGCGATGCTCACGGTGGGCTGCGCGGTGTGCTGGTCGGCGGCGTGTTGCTCAACAAGAATCTGGCCTTTATCGATCGGCTCAATGCCATTGTTTATCCGGACGGGGCATTGCCGCTGGGCAGTGCCGGGACGGCGACGCTTTTCCTCGATGATGTGCGCGTTGCCACCAATGTCCGCCTGTTTCAAGGCGAACGGGCCATCGGCACGCGGGTTTCCGCCGCGGTGCGGCAGGCGGTGCTCGATGAAGGGCGGACCTGGCTGGATCGGGCTTTCGTCGTCAACGACTGGTATGTCTCGGCCTACGAGCCGTTGCTCGATAGCCATGGCAAGCGGATCGGGATGCTTTACGTCGGTTTTCTTGAAGGCCCCTTCGAAGCCGCCAAGCGCAGCGCACTGGGCGTCGTGGTCGGGCTGTTTGCCTTGGTCATGCTGGTGGCCGGTGTTTTTGCCGTCCTGTGGGCGCGTCGGGTTTTCAAACCGATCGAACGCATGCACGCCACCATGCACGCCATTGAGAACGGGGATGGCGATGCGCGCGTCGGGCCGGTCGGCAGTCATGATGAACTCGGTATCGTCGCCTCGCACTTCGACCGTCTGCTCGACCGCCTGCAGGCGCAAGCGACTTCGCTGAAACGCTGGGGGGAGTCGCTCGACGCCGAAGTGGCTGCCCGGACGGCCGATCTGGAGCAGGCAGTGGCCGACCTGAAGGCGGCGCAGTCGCAACTGGTGATGAACGAGAAATTGGCCGCCATCGGGCAGTTGACCGCAGGCGTCGCCCATGAAATCAACAATCCGATTGCCGTCATGCAGGGCAATCTCGATGTGCTGCGCGACATCCTCGGGCCGGCTGCCGAACCGGTGGCTCCGGAAATCAAGCTGATTCACGAACAGGTCCAGCGTATCCGGCTGATTGTCGCCAAGTTGCTGCAATTCGCCCGGCCGCAGGATTATGTCGGCTATCTCGAACCGGTCGCCCCGGCGCAACTGATCCAGGATAGCCTGGTCCTCGTCGGTCACCTGCTCAAGCAAGGCAACATCGCCATCGAACAGCATTTCGATTCGAGCCGGCATGTCCTGTGCAACCGCAACGAATTGCAGCAGGTGCTGATCAACCTGCTGGTCAATGCCATCCAGGCCATGCCCGAAGGTGGCGTACTGCGCCTGATCGCGGAAGACTGGGATGAAAGCGACATGCCGGTCGGCTTGCGCCTGGTTGTCGCCGACTCCGGTGCGGGGATCAGCGATGCCGACAAGGCGCGTCTGTTCAAACCTTTCTTTACCGCCAATAAAACGGATGGCACCGGATTGGGCTTGTGGGTCAGCCAGTCGCTGATTGAACGTTACGGTGGCCGGATCACAGTCGACAGCCTGGCCGGCCGTGGTACGCGTTTTGCCGTCTGGTTGCGTTTCGAGCCGCTCGCCGTCGAACGGCCGGCCTAG
- a CDS encoding sigma-54-dependent transcriptional regulator produces MDSNKASAGEAPWKHYSVLVVDDEPGMVSFLQRALVQRCGSVDAAGSVEQAAPMLQRRLYDLIVLDISLPGRSGIDWLHELRDEGYAGDVVLMTAYADLDTAIDALRAGAADFLLKPFSLAQMLNAIQRCFERSKLIRENFVLRREVSERTADVEGVVGQSDAMLAACERLKRIAPTPATVLLTGESGTGKEVAARALHRMSQRAAGPFVPVNCAAIAAELIESELFGHVKGAFTGAQKNREGLFYYARGGTLFLDEIGELPAPAQAKLLRVLEERRIRPVGSEQEIPVDVRVIAATNRELVEEVAAHRFRQDLYYRLQVVEVTLPPLRERPEDLPLLVEHFIGQLAPYLDVPRLELDDRTLARMAAYDWPGNVRELRNFVERSLILGWFDLGPEPKATALPAGHADESLESVEKRHILAVLAACDGNKSEAGRRLGVSRKTLDRKCHVWGVTETV; encoded by the coding sequence ATGGATTCAAACAAAGCGTCGGCCGGCGAAGCGCCCTGGAAACACTATTCCGTCCTGGTCGTCGATGACGAGCCGGGCATGGTCAGTTTTCTCCAGCGCGCCCTGGTCCAGCGGTGCGGCAGTGTCGATGCCGCCGGCAGTGTCGAACAGGCGGCACCGATGCTGCAGCGTCGGCTCTATGACCTGATCGTGCTCGACATCTCGCTGCCCGGCCGTTCCGGTATCGACTGGCTGCACGAATTGCGCGACGAGGGTTATGCCGGCGATGTCGTGCTGATGACGGCCTATGCCGACCTCGATACGGCAATTGATGCGCTGCGCGCCGGGGCGGCGGATTTCCTGCTCAAGCCGTTTTCGCTGGCCCAGATGCTGAATGCCATCCAGCGTTGTTTCGAACGTTCAAAACTGATTCGGGAAAATTTCGTACTGCGCCGTGAAGTGAGTGAGCGGACGGCCGATGTCGAAGGCGTCGTCGGACAATCCGACGCCATGCTGGCCGCCTGCGAGCGACTCAAGCGGATTGCGCCGACCCCGGCAACGGTGCTGCTGACCGGCGAATCGGGGACCGGCAAGGAAGTCGCGGCGCGCGCCCTGCACCGGATGAGTCAGCGCGCAGCCGGGCCGTTTGTCCCGGTCAACTGCGCAGCGATTGCCGCCGAATTGATCGAATCCGAGCTGTTCGGCCACGTCAAGGGTGCCTTTACCGGTGCCCAGAAAAACCGCGAGGGTTTGTTCTACTACGCGCGCGGCGGCACGCTGTTTCTTGACGAAATTGGCGAGTTGCCAGCACCGGCGCAAGCCAAGCTGCTGCGCGTGCTTGAGGAACGGCGCATCCGTCCGGTCGGTTCGGAACAGGAAATTCCGGTCGATGTGCGGGTCATCGCCGCAACCAACCGCGAGCTGGTCGAAGAGGTTGCCGCGCATCGTTTCCGGCAGGATCTTTACTACCGCTTGCAGGTCGTTGAAGTCACCTTGCCGCCCTTGCGCGAGCGGCCGGAAGACCTGCCGCTGCTGGTCGAGCATTTCATCGGCCAGCTGGCGCCGTATCTCGATGTTCCACGCCTTGAACTGGATGACCGCACGCTGGCCCGGATGGCGGCTTACGACTGGCCGGGCAATGTGCGCGAACTGCGCAATTTTGTCGAACGTTCCTTGATCCTCGGCTGGTTCGATCTTGGGCCGGAACCGAAAGCCACGGCCCTGCCGGCCGGGCATGCCGACGAAAGCCTGGAGTCGGTTGAGAAGCGCCACATTCTGGCCGTGCTGGCTGCTTGCGACGGGAATAAATCGGAAGCCGGGCGTCGGCTGGGGGTGTCGCGCAAGACGCTGGATCGCAAATGCCATGTCTGGGGCGTCACGGAAACGGTATGA